The Argopecten irradians isolate NY chromosome 6, Ai_NY, whole genome shotgun sequence genome has a window encoding:
- the LOC138325998 gene encoding uncharacterized protein — protein sequence MTLRIVFCNPIGGDLFSSAVVTTQEKLSSLSDYPCQRTNLLKFKHLWDISKLHNLSCVQEYQDRDQDSSTKRIKLEGPHKYELAAFRALEAYVNDFAYHQKRLENVFHRCKNLEKSVVIKVLYTHLFGPLGKGNCDVGSHIKGEYKCSCGCGREIKTGDTGLGTFSTWHGFIDMIIQEKIPVSVLGMDMKSAVQGNNAEEQEFCFHGNNKESEPYPCVHDKNLFGFNHLFAETITNAFARTNMSESLHSLPIPAFGCTPTQIFVYLYDCKNDILLKKTVPVHLLTKKDGISAVIMIWLYINFDLFMRRNVTDINTHPDLSEYQAQFYSSDENIERLYSKVRAGLTGSRHQDQPMLTGVVRIDKE from the exons ATGACATTACGAATAGTATTTTGCAACCCGATCGGAGGTGATTTATTTTCATCAGCTGTCGTAACGACCCAAGAAAAACTGAGTTCATTGAGTGATTATCCATGTCAACGGACCAACTTACTGAAATTCAAGCATCTGTGGGATATCTCGAAACTTCATAATCTATCATGTGTGCAGGAATATCAGGATCGAGACCAAGACAGTTCTACCAAGCGGATAAAGCTCGAAGGTCCTCATAAATACGAACTGGCAGCATTCAGGGCGCTGGAAGCATATGTCAATG ATTTTGCTTATCATCAAAAACGTCTTGAGAATGTGTTCCATCGCTGTAAAAATTTGGAGAAATCGGTTGTCATTAAGGTTTTATACACACATTTGTTTGGGCCACTCGGTAAAGGAAACTGTGATGTTGGTAGCCACATAAAAGGAGAATACAAATGTAGCTGTGGTTGTGGAAGGGAGATCAAAACAGGAGACACAGGACTTG GGACATTTTCTACTTGGCATGGCTTTATTGACATGATAATACAAGAAAAAATCCCTGTGTCAGTTTTGGGTATGGACATGAAATCGGCTGTTCAAGGAAATAACGCAGAAGAACAGgaattttgtttccatggaaaTAATAAAGAATCTGAGCCATATCCTTGTGTCCATGATAAGAACCTCTTTGGGTTTAATCATTTGTTTGCTGAAACCATCACTAATGCTTTTGCCCGGACTAACATGAGTGAAAGCCTTCATAGCTTACCGATCCCAGCTTTTGGTTGTACACCCAcccaaatatttgtttatttatacgACTGTAAAAATGACATTCTACTGAAGAAGACTGTACCTGTACATCTCTTGACTAAAAAAGATGGCATCTCCGCAGTAATTATGATATGGttgtatattaattttgatttatttatgcGAAGAAATGTAACTGATATCAATACACATCCTGATTTATCAGAATATCAGGCTCAGTTTTATTCCTCAGATGAAAACATAGAGAGGCTATACTCTAAGGTTCGGGCCGGACTTACAGGAAGTAGACATCAGGACCAGCCCATGCTGACCGGTGTTGTGAGAATTGATAAAGAATAA